Proteins from a genomic interval of Diospyros lotus cultivar Yz01 chromosome 6, ASM1463336v1, whole genome shotgun sequence:
- the LOC127804408 gene encoding uncharacterized protein LOC127804408: protein MSVAQYDTKFNQLIKYVPMYDTDEWQKAQKFMSGLRVDLLQALSTWSIESYEEALSKALTMERNLLQQGHISRDYRKRKETPPVKDLSKVVCFQCNQLGHYSSNCPKRPRLGQADGLTKKAREACGTRQGRVYNLTKEDVGTNPVVMQGTLFISNTLVHALIDPGSTHLFMSYALATSLGVETKLMESPIIISTPMGKSTRSSKVIEECEISLSDALFQVDLILLEVYDFDIILGMDFLSKYDANIDCRRKVMTIKKLEGEWVKFRGQGNPRNGKMISARKAEKLISQGSHGCIAYARLEEKEVPKLKEVRIVREYEDVFPEDLPGLPPPREIEFSVELVPGTKPISIPPYRMAQTEMRELRSQLQELIDK from the exons ATGTCAGTGGCTCAATACGACACCAAATTCAATCAACTCATTAAGTACGTGCCAATGTATGATACCGATGAGTGGCAGAAAGCACAGAAGTTTATGTCAGGACTTCGGGTGGATCTGCTGCAGGCCTTGAGCACATGGTCGATCGAATCATATGAGGAAGCTTTAAGTAAAGCTTTAACGATGGAGAGGAACCTTTTGCAA CAAGGGCACATAAGTAGGGATTATCGCAAGAGAAAAGAAACACCTCCAGTTAAAGACCTGTCGAAGGTGGTGTGTTTCCAGTGCAATCAACTAGGGCACTATTCAAGTAATTGCCCGAAGAGGCCAAGACTCGGACAAGCAGATGGGCTAACTAAAAAGGCAAGAGAGGCTTGTGGGACTCGTCAGGGACGTGTCTACAACCTCACCAAGGAAGATGTGGGGACAAATCCGGTAGTCATGCAAGGTACGCTCTTCATATCGAATACccttgttcatgcattgatagaccCTGGGtcaacacatttatttatgtcATATGCTTTGGCTACAAGTTTAGGAGTAGAGACTAAACTTATGGAATCTCCAATAATAATTTCGACACCCATGGGTAAAAGTACAAGGTCCTCAAAGGTGATAGAAGAATGCGAAATTAGTTTAAGTGATGCTCTATTTCAAGTTGATCTAATTTTGCTAGAAGTGTATGACTTCGACATAATCTTAGGAATGGATTTCTTGTCCAAATACGACGCCAATATAGATTGTCGAAGAAAGGTAATGACCATAAAGAAACTCGAAGGGGAATGGGTCAAATTTCGGGGACAGGGTAACCCTAGGAATGGAAAAATGATTTCGGCCAGGAAGGCAGAAAAGTTGATAAGCCAGGGATCTCATGGATGTATAGCCTACGCTCGTTTGGAAGAGAAAGAGGTACCAAAGCTCAAGGAGGTGCGGATAGTACGAGAGTATGAGGATGTATTTCCAGAAGATCTACCAGGACTACCGCCACCTCGAGAGATTGAGTTCTCAGTCGAGCTAGTACCAGGAACTAAACCGATATCTATtcctccatatcgaatggccCAGACAGAAATGAGGGAATTACGGAGCCAGCTACAGGAATTGATCGATAAATGA